ttttgttgattttcaactaGTTTTTCTAGGATTTTCACAATCGGGTCCTCTGAATATCTTGTACCCGCAGGTTTTTGTTCTTGAATCTCCTCTTCTAAATATTGGCCTCCAAAAACCATGTTTCCCTCGTTGTCAAAGTATGTTTTGTAAGTTTCATCTGTCACTGCTATCAATACGTTTATGGTTTGGTGCCCTTTTTTTAATGTGGTTTCGATATTTGCATAACCTTTTTTATTACTGACCGCTCTGTGTAGCATTGTAGATTGTAGTTCTTCAGGTAACAGAAATGCTTTGTCATCTTGAGTGATGATTGAGGTTATGGCGATGTAATTTGATTTTCCATCTGATGTCGCCTTCCGTTTAAATCCGAATTTTAgcttttccattttccaaGAAATGTCGTTTTATAATGTGTTTATTATTCGTTCAGGAGAGGACTTCCGTTTCCGTTTTGAATGTGAGTGACAGGTGTGCGAAAGAGTGCGAGAGAAAAGGCGAGAATTTAGCAGAATAGCAAAGGtgaggagaaaaggaaatagGGCAGAGAAGGAGCGGGGAAGACATAGACGGGAGGTCGGGTGAAGGGAATAGGGAGGCAGGGATAGAAGGGAAGGGCGggtgagaaagaaagaagggggAGAGTTTTGAGGTTAGGCAGAAAGAGCAGGCGGACGGCAACGATTCGGATAAGATAGGAATAGGCAGTGACACCTAGGGAGTAAGAAGGGGGATAGAGTAGACAGGTAGGCGGCGGATAGATAAGGTAGGGAGCGgtgaaggagagaaagagtatGAGTAACGCGGGTGGCCAAAAAGAAGGGAAcagggaagaggaggagaaaaagaaaggtaggCCGGGGGCAGTAGCAGCGTTAGGGAGGGATAGGAGGCATAGCCTGGGATCGGCGACGGTGCTAGACTTATGGAAGAGAAAGCGGGAGGAGGAAGGGGAAAAAGGGGAGGAGGAGGTAGACGAGTTgcaggaaagagaaagagtatTTGGGAAAAGCAGGAAAGTGCACCGGTCGCCGGAGGGTAAGACAGGGGAGGAAGGGAAGGCAGAGGGAGGGGGTATACAAGATATGCTAAGGTTCATTAGGGAAGAGCTAAAGATAGGTCTAGAGGAGGTcaaagggcagggaagggggatcagggaagaaatggaaaagattAAAGGCAAAATGACTAGAAGGGAAGAGCAGTGGGAAGTAGAGAGGGGGGAGATGAAGGAAATAATAAGGGATCTAGGTAAAAGACTAGAAGAGGTAGAAGAGCGGAGAGGGGGGGAGATGGAAAGGGTAAAGGAGAGGCTGTTAGAATTAGAAAAGAAGAGTGCAGAAGGAGGGGGAGAAAGGCAGGTACAGGGGAATGCGGAAGTGGCGCAGGTAACAATAGATAGATTAAAAGAGATGGAGTGGGCCATAGAGAGCaaagaaagggaagaaagaaGGGGAAATATAGTAGTGAGAGGAGCGAGACTTGAGAagggaagagaaaaggaagagttgaaaaagattttgcaGCTGATAGGGGTAGAGGTCGAGGTAAAGGATATGTGGGAGGTAGGCGCGAAAAAGGGGGGAGAAAAGGGGATATGGATAGCAAGACTAGGAAATAGGGAGCAAAAGAGGCAGGTAATGGGAAGAAAAAGCCTACTCaaagggagggaggagagaaTAGACGAGGATATCACCTGGGCAGAGAGAAGAATGAAATGGAAGTTGAGGGAGATAGCAGCTATTGAGGAGAGAAGGGGAAACAGAGTAAGAATAGGGTATGCAAAGATCTGGATAGAAGGGAAAATGTGGAAGTGGGATGAGATAGGAGAGGTTCTTAGGGACGGTACAGGGAGAGCGAGGGAAGGGGGGcaaagggaggggaggggaaaagTAGGGGAAAGCGATAGGGAAAGGTCAGCAAGCGAGGAAAGACAAGAGGGAAGTATAGAAGCACAGGGAAGGGTACGTAGGGAAAGGCAGTCGGGGGAATGGGTAGGGTGGGGGACAGAGGCAGGTGGGGAGGGAGATaaggaggagagagaggggagtAGGCGAGACAGAAAGGGAGGGGTGAAAAGTAGCTTTTTGGAATGTGGCGGGGCTCGCGAGAAAGGATGAAGATTTCTGGAGGGGGCTAGGGGAGTgggatgtaatatttctaatGGAGACATGGATAGAAAAGAAGGGGTGGGAAAGGATTAGAAATAAGTTGCCAGTAGGGTATAAATGGGAAGTGCAGTATGCGGTTAGAAAAAATAGGAAGGGAAGAGCAATAGGCGGAATGCTGTCAGGGGTAAGAAGGGAGATAGTAAgtggggagggagggagggaagaggtAAAAGAGGGCATGATAGCAAGGAAAATAAGTGTAGGGGGGGAAAAATGGATAGTAGTAGGAATATATGTAAATAGGGACCTAAAAGAGAAGATAGGGGAATTGAAGGAGCGGGCAGAAGAGATAGAGGGAGGGGTAAAAGTGTTAGTGGGGGGTGATTTTAATGCCAGGAcagggcaggaggggggaggatgctggggagaaggagaggaggagagtaggagtaggaaatCAAAGGACAGGAAAATAAACTCGGAAGGTAGGCAGCTGGTGCAATTTTTAGAGGAGACAGGATGGGCAATAATGAACGGGAACATAGAGGGGGATGAGGAGGGGGAATTTACGTATGTAGGAGGGGCAGGGGTGACAGTGATAGACTACGCTATAGGAGACATCGAGGTGAGGGATAGGGTCAAAAGGATAGAGATTGGGGATAGGGTTGACTCGGATCATCACCCGGTAATAGTGTGGTTGAGGGGGGCAGTGGCTAGGacaaggaagggaaaaagagtAGGGGGAACTAGTAGAGGAGACTGGACGGAGGAGGGTAGGATGAGGTTTAGAACAGAAGTCAAATGGGAGGGGATAGGAGAAGTGGATGTAGggaaagagatagagaaaagaataagggaGTTTAGACGAGCCTTAGATGtaggagggagggggagggaagcGAAAAAGGGATGGTGGGATGAGGAATGTAGGCGAAAAAAAGCGGAAGTTAGGCAGAGTCTAAGGAAATGGAGAAAGGGGAAGGGGGAAGGGGACGCGTATAGAAAGGGAACAAGGGAATATAATAGGCTAtgcgaggagagaaaaaagaaagaaaatgagggaTTCATAAAAAAAGCAGCGGAAGCAAAGACAGAAAGCAAGGTATGGGAGATAGTTAATAGGCAAAGAAAGAAGTGGAAGAGGGTGAATGAAGAAATAGGAGATCAGGAGTGGAGGGAGTATTTCATGGGATTATTAGGCGGGGTAGAAAGCAAGGTAACAGAAGGCGGGAAGTCGGTAAATAGAAAGGGGGACGGGGAAGGGGAGCTGCAGAGGGAAGAGattaaaaaggtgataggaaAGCTGAGGGATGGAAAGGCACCAGGGGGGGATGGAATAGTTAGCGAGGTATGGAGGTATGGGGGGGAAGAAATGGAGCAGTGGATATGGAAAACATGTAACAGAGTTTGGGTGGGGGAGGGCTGGCCAGAGGATTGGAGGGAGGGATTGATAGCGCCGATAGTTaagaagggggaggggaaaaggGTAGAAGAGTATAGGGGGGTGACTTTGATGCCAACTCTATATAAGGTGTATGCGATGGCATTAGCGGATAAGTTAGAAAGAGAGGTAGAAGAAAAGGGCTTGATACCACAAAACCAAACGGGTTTCAGAAAAGGCATGGGCACCAttgacaatatatatgtacttaattatttaatcaataggCAGGTGGGAAAGGATAAGGGAAAGATGGTGGCGTTTTTTGTGGACCTGAAAGCTGCTTTTGATTCAGTGAACAGGAAGGTGCTGTGGGAGACTATGGAAAGGAGTGGGGTGAGGGAAGGGCTAAGGGTAAGGATAGAGGAAATTTACAAGGAAACAAAGAGTCGAGTAAGGAGCGGGGGAAAGCTAGGAGAGGCGTTTTGGACAGCGAGGGGGGTAAGGCAGGGATGTCCGCTCAGTCCGCATGTGTTCAACCTGCTGCTGGCGGACTTGGAAGAGGAAatggggagagggagaggggtTGGGGGGGTGGAGTTAGCCGGCGGCAGGGTATGCACTTTAGCTTATGCGGATGATATAGTGTTACTAGCGGAAAGTGAAGAGGAAATGGAGGTAATGATTAGGAAGTTAGAAAGGTATATGGATAGGAAAAGGCTGACGGTAAATGTAGGGAAATCAAAGATTATGAGATTTAGGAAAGGAGGCGGTAGAAGGAAAAACATAGATTGGAGATGGAAAGGGAAAAGGATAGAGGAGGTGAAAGAGTTCAGCTATTTAGGGTATAGAGTAAAGTGCAATGGGGGACAGGAAGCACAGGTGAAAGATAGAGTACGGAAGGCAGGGGTAGTAATGAGGCAGGTATGGGgaataggaaaaagaaggtttgggagggattgggaaaaaaggatTTGGTTATTTGACAGGCTAGTATGGACGGTAATAGAGTATGCATCGGAGATATGGGGGTGGAGGGAGTGGAGGGCGGTCGAGGCGGTACAGGATAGATTTTTGAGATGGACATTAGGAGTGGATGGGAGAACACCGGGATATCTAGTAAGGGAGGAACTACAGAGGGAGAAACTAAGGATTAGGGCAGGGAGAAgggcatggaattttgaaaggaagctggagagaggggagggtaGCGAGTTAGCTAGGAGATGCTGGGAAGAGATAAGGGACAAGGCAGAAGCTGGGAGGCAGGGATCGAGgtgggaaagagaaagggaaagtttCTTTGCGGAAAGGGGAGCAGAGAGTAGAGAGGTAGTCGCGAGAAGGGAGAGGGGCGAGATGGAGTTTAGGGAaatagaggagagagagagggaagaacagagaaaaCAGAGGTGGGAGAAAATAAGGGAATCGAGGTACAACAGATGGTACAGGCTAGTGAAAGGAGAAGGGTTACCAGGATATCTGGGAAAGGGATGGGGAGAAAGCAGGTGGATAAGGGTGGCAAGATTTAGGTTAGGAAGCGAGATGAAGGAGGCAAGGTactgggaagaagaggaaaagagaaggtgtagggtgtgcgggggggaggaggaaacaTGGGAGCACGTATGGGAAAGGTGCGTAGGCTGGGATAGAAGGGAGGAAAGCTGGCAGGAGGTGGTGAGGGAGATGTTAggtgaggaggggggggggagaagtCTGGATGAGAGAATTGGAAAGGATCAGGGATGtacaagagaatgaaagagtgagagatgAATGGGAAATGAAAGTCGATTAGGATAAGGACGAATTAGGGAATAGAATAAGGTAAAATAGGATAAGGTTAAGTAAAGATAAGgataaaaagtaagaaaaggATAAGAGGGAAAGTAAGGGAATGGCAAGGCAATGGCACAGGACACAGGCAATCAGAAATTAAGTAAGGATAAGGTAGGAAGTAAGAATTAGGGTAAGAATAGGTtaagaaaacatgtaaaaaaatatcgtaaaggaagaggaaaagggaaGTCCTTGTAACCCCAAGGGGAACAATAAagattacatacatacatacattattcGTTCAGGAAATTTGACTCCAATTAATTAGACAGAAGCTGAGTTTCTCTGTAATGaagtaatgtaattttttatttacatgttaCTTGTTAACATATTTACAAGTTTTCCTACCTGTAACAAAGAAACGACATTTAATGTCATTAATTACGATGTTAACTCCTGACTACGAACTCTTACTAATAAATTCCTTAGTTAATTATTATGTGTAACGTTTCACGTTTATCACGTTAATTATGTATCCCGTTTATCCTTTGATTCTGTGGTATGTATCGCGATCTACGTTAATGACGCTCGAGAGAGCGCGGCAATATTTAAATGACGGGAATACATTTCCtttacatataaaaaaaaaatattccatattGAAAACAATAACTATCATTGCtttatcaaattaaaaaattacaacagTTGAATATCTGTAATCAATTTAAcgttaattttaaataatatttttaggAACAACTTTTTGATGTAAAACccgattatttataaatttttataaacttgagACATAGatgtaaacaaaaattatagaatTAATGAAAGACAAGAAcattggtttttatttttgcgttattattgagaattttttgagagaaatcaaaatttttaaagattattcaaaaatttgtcactTGATGGAATCTGTCATGTAAAATTCTTATGCTGCACCCAGGGTCTCACGTACAGGTCTGGACAGTCAACCGACCAACCGACGAGCCCGATAGTCGGAGAGTACAAACAGATCGTAGGTACCTACCACCATGGAGTAGAAGGAAGGAGACAACACTCTGTGATAAAATTTGTCCCCAGTTTTGGGGTAACGTAAGAGGAATTGTCTAAATGCGATTTGAACGCCTCTTacggaaaaaagtgaaattttcgctataaaataaaaaataaaaagaagggTAGTGATCAtaacctatatatatatatatactccgTAAATTCGTAACATACGCACTTGGTGTAAGTGAAAACCAGGAAAATCGAGTAAATGCCTTTCGGAAACCGAATGACTCAAAACTTATCAAAAGGTGAATATCAAGGTGCAAGAAAAGATGTAACTATCATTGCAAAGAATTGTtctaatatatgtataatgtaaaagTAATAGTAATGTCAATTATAGGTTATATTGTGTGCAAAGCTTATTACCTGTTCAATAAAATGATGCTTGTGCACCATCCACGACTTCATGTTACTCTTACGActataaaaaaatactatttcCATTAAATCTAAAAACATTAACATGTGTAAGCTATGTTTTGTTGGAGGTTATGTTTGCATAGATAGCAGTCTAAGTAACGTCTCACTCCACAAGACCAAGTTCCCGGGATCTTCAGTCTTCACCAAGCCCATTCATAGGACAAGGACGGTTTTTTATCAAACAGCGTGGGTatacattaaaaaattgacagaAATGCAATGGAAAGATGCTTCTAATGTGCCATACCAATTTAATGTGAGTTCAGTAAATACAATTCTGTTTACACCGACTGCTTGAACCCTATCCCTTATCtactatttttcttaaatatttgTTCCAGCTCAATGGGGTCCTTTCCCTTTTACAGTCTTCGTCTCGTTTTTCCCTAATTCATTCCTTCCATTTTCACTATTCCATTTCCTCAAGAGCCCCCGCCAGAGTGTTATTCGCAGCCACTCGTTCCTAATGCTCTACTGTATCGCATTTACACGAGGGCACACGGAAACTGCGGAAAACTTGGCCGATACAGTCGGCTATATTTTTACCGAGTATCAGGTTTGCACCTGCCAGTAACTCATAAATAAACACTGTCTCCCACTGGTGAAAATGAGGTAGAAGAGCTCTGAATATTCAAAGTGGATTTGCCAAATTCACCTACAATGGTATTAGTAACAATgagaaattgtgaaaatacaTTTAGCTTCAAATACTTACAAAACAATATAGAATCAGTGAGCTTGCGATCTGAAAGATGGTGTTATACCAGAGGTAATGAATCTTTTCTTGGTTTTCAGAAAATAGAACACGATGCGACGATCAGAAAAAAAGTCGCTGTTCGCGCTGACTCAAGTGTACAGATTTTTATTGCAGATGAAATTATgccattttcaaaatatattaaaatcaatAGTATTCAAGAAttgggtaattttttaaaatctgtGGATGAATCTCCATAAGATACTGCGTTTGGCGAATAACTTTAAtcgaattataataattttcaatgagTTTCCAAGATTAAGTGCTACTATTATAGTCATTTTTTAAACGCttgaatattgtaaaaaatttgtactgTTTTGAGCCCTGCTTTGCTTTTTTCATCGGCTATCATGAAATTAATTCCAACTGTAAACATACTCATTCACGCTGCTTCGTCAACTTGGCAGAAATAATGTACCCTCTGGTATATTTAACATTATATAGAACGCTTCATAAAACTCGATAATCAGtctatgtatttattattcaagaaTCATTTGTTTAATAATAAAGATCTTACACAGGTATATGTCTTTTGCTTATTGTTATCACAATTTATTACTCAAACGGTGGCACTGTACATGAGTTGGAGTGttgatatattcttcagtcaattTGACAGCTCGCTCTGCAGAATCTACAAGTAGTCAATGATTCTGCAGAGCAAGCTGTCaaattgactgaaaaataCATCAACACTCTAACTAAGCACGAAGATCAAAAACAGTATGTAATTCAAATTGTAAGTgaatataaaagaaatttccAAATGTCACTAAGAAatgttcaataaaataaattgtgttCATTaatatgttaaaaatttataaatcctgtcacattttttttaaataaattgcaaaattttaagaGTAACTCAGAttctaaattaaattttctagtTATCGGAATATTTAACACTAATTTTACTTACAATACAGTTGATTAATACAGGCGTTTTTTTTAGGACCATAAAagggtttgtaacattttttaaaaaagaacgGTTAGaacaaaaattctgaaaaaaatggtgaatgcttttttaggttgtagaatcatataaaaaataatgaagcaaattggcGGGGGTCATAGAAAATGTCCtctcagttggcatggaatacctcatatatactatatatatactataatatatactatatatacactatgtatacatatggaGTAGATACAGGACACCGAAAACCCAAATCGAATCTGTTCCATATCACGAAACTTATTCCGGCTCTCTCTCTGGttaatgaagaagaaaacgatAAGCCCGAGAAGTCATGATACTGTGTGATCATTGTCTTCCCCAGGGGGGGTGATGTAAAGGAAATGTATTCCCATCATTCGAATATTGCCGCGCTCTCTCGAGCGTCACTAACGTAGATCGCGATACATACCACAGAATCAAAGGATAAATGGGATACGT
Above is a genomic segment from Neodiprion pinetum isolate iyNeoPine1 chromosome 1, iyNeoPine1.2, whole genome shotgun sequence containing:
- the LOC124224748 gene encoding golgin subfamily A member 6-like protein 6: MSNAGGQKEGNREEEEKKKGRPGAVAALGRDRRHSLGSATVLDLWKRKREEEGEKGEEEVDELQERERVFGKSRKVHRSPEGKTGEEGKAEGGGIQDMLRFIREELKIGLEEVKGQGRGIREEMEKIKGKMTRREEQWEVERGEMKEIIRDLGKRLEEVEERRGGEMERVKERLLELEKKSAEGGGERQVQGNAEVAQVTIDRLKEMEWAIESKEREERRGNIVVRGARLEKGREKEELKKILQLIGVEVEVKDMWEVGAKKGGEKGIWIARLGNREQKRQVMGRKSLLKGREERIDEDITWAERRMKWKLREIAAIEERRGNRVRIGYAKIWIEGKMWKWDEIGEVLRDGTGRAREGGQREGRGKVGESDRERSASEERQEGSIEAQGRVRRERQSGEWVGWGTEAGGEGDKEEREGSRRDRKGGVKSSFLECGGAREKG